From Aedes albopictus strain Foshan chromosome 1, AalbF5, whole genome shotgun sequence, one genomic window encodes:
- the LOC115254409 gene encoding microfibril-associated glycoprotein 4-like: protein MAQKMASGWGVFFIVTIIALVTMIVPATSDSCNSGKLRVKLESLERKILEMKSDFDRNQRRIEQTLDKILEQLTKADEAATNNEDSTTKRADKNSYMCSDNGYGCQKLESCSDAMKRGLPSGRYLLELPGVERKSFFGYCDQNTSSGGWLVIQSRVDGSMSFEKDWNSYEKGFGVPEKNFWIGLEKLHLLTRDQSYELCIEMVNCSVNGLKEGNIRRHAAYDDFEIGSAADYYKLKKLGQYSGSASDSLSGVVGANFSTYDADHDDSVDNCASMTGGGWWLRSCSSNDEVNNLNCVYNGLHWRLIEFKAFISSCTGLKMLIRAKSVPS, encoded by the exons A tGGCGCAGAAAATGGCTTCTGGTTGGGGCGTCTTCTTTATCGTGACTATCATAGCTCTTGTGACGATGATTGTTCCAGCGACCAGTGATAGCTGCAACAGCGGAAAGCTTCGAGTAAAGCTCGAATCGCTGGagcgaaaaatcctggaaatgaaGTCAGATTTCGATCGCAACCAACGACGCATTGAACAAACTCTCGACAAGATATTGGAACAGCTTACCAAAGCTGATGAGGCTGCTACGAACAACGAAGATTCCACCACCAAACGAGCAGACAAGAACTCGTACATGTGTTCCGACAACGGATACGGTTGCCAGAAACTTGAATCGTGTTCGGACGCCATGAAGCGTGGACTTCCGTCAGGTAGATATCTGCTGGAATTACCCGGGGTGGAGAGAAAATCATTCTTTGGGTATTGCGATCAAAACACTTCCAGCGGAGGTTGGCTGGTCATCCAGAGCCGCGTCGATGGTTCGATGTCGTTCGAAAAAGACTGGAACTCGTACGAAAAGGGATTCGGAGTGCCGGAGAAGAACTTCTGGATTGGATTGGAGAAGCTACATCTGCTGACGCGGGATCAAAGTTATGAGCTGTGCATCGAAATGGTAAATTGCTCGGTAAATGGCTTAAAAGAGGGAAACATCCGGAGACATGCCGCATACGATGATTTTGAAATTGGAAGTGCGGCGGACTATTACAAATTGAAGAAGTTGGGCCAGTATAGTGGATCTGCCAGCGATTCTTTGAGTGGTGTCGTGGGAGCCAATTTCAGCACGTATGACGCTGATCATGACGACTCGGTTGATAATTGTGCATCGATGACAGGAGGCGGTTGGTGGTTGCGAAGCTGCTCCTCAAATGATGAAGTAAATAACCTAAATTGCGTCTATAATGGACTACATTGGCGATTAATCGAGTTTAAAGCTTTCATATCTAGCTGCACAGGTTTGAAAATGTTGATACGAGCAAAATCAGTACCCTCGTGA